The Caldisericota bacterium genome has a segment encoding these proteins:
- a CDS encoding GIY-YIG nuclease family protein produces MDKQFYVYIMTNKYGTVFYIGVTNDLKRRIYEHKNKLVKGFTKKYNINKLVYYEVFEDAYNAITREKQLKAGSRKNKLDLINNINKEWNDLYEEI; encoded by the coding sequence TATTATGACTAATAAGTATGGCACTGTGTTTTACATAGGAGTAACAAATGATTTGAAAAGAAGGATTTACGAGCATAAAAACAAATTAGTAAAAGGATTTACAAAAAAATATAATATTAACAAGCTTGTGTATTATGAAGTGTTTGAGGATGCTTATAATGCAATCACACGAGAAAAACAACTAAAGGCTGGCTCTCGGAAAAATAAGCTGGATTTAATTAACAACATTAATAAAGAATGGAATGATTTATACGAAGAAATATAA